The Candidatus Koribacter versatilis Ellin345 genome has a segment encoding these proteins:
- a CDS encoding MBL fold metallo-hydrolase — protein MIHEIFPVGPLQCNCSVIGDETTHEAIVIDPGDEVEVVVAILEKHQLRVTQIVVTHAHIDHVGGAMKLKALTGAPLLLNENDDQLLKLLDVQASWLGMKDPGKVVVDESLADGDSVKFGTIEGSVIHTPGHTQGSICLLLKSEKTLIAGDTLFQGSIGRTDLPGGSYEKIMKSIHGKLLVLPGETIVIPGHGPSTTIEEERERNPFLRG, from the coding sequence ATGATCCACGAAATCTTCCCTGTAGGCCCACTACAGTGCAACTGCTCCGTCATTGGGGATGAAACAACCCATGAAGCCATCGTCATTGATCCGGGTGACGAAGTTGAAGTCGTGGTCGCGATCCTGGAGAAACACCAATTGCGGGTTACCCAAATTGTGGTAACTCACGCGCACATTGACCACGTGGGCGGCGCAATGAAGCTGAAGGCGCTTACCGGCGCTCCGCTTTTGCTCAACGAGAATGACGACCAGCTGCTGAAGTTGCTCGACGTGCAGGCGTCATGGCTTGGGATGAAAGACCCCGGCAAAGTTGTGGTGGACGAGAGCCTGGCGGATGGCGATAGCGTGAAGTTCGGCACGATCGAAGGATCGGTCATTCACACTCCGGGACACACCCAGGGAAGCATCTGCCTGCTGCTCAAAAGCGAGAAGACTTTGATTGCGGGTGATACGTTGTTCCAAGGCAGCATCGGCCGTACCGATCTTCCCGGTGGGTCTTATGAAAAAATCATGAAGTCCATTCACGGAAAACTACTGGTGCTGCCGGGGGAGACGATCGTAATTCCCGGACACGGTCCCAGCACGACGATTGAAGAAGAGCGCGAGCGCAATCCGTTCCTGCGGGGCTGA
- a CDS encoding NAD(P)-dependent oxidoreductase yields the protein MKVAFLGLGIMGRPMAANLAKAGNEVTVWNRTPKDVEGAHVAKTPAEAAKHADVVWMCVSDTNAVERVLFGDGGVEPVLRAGMVVVDSSTISPVETLKFAERVRAKGADYIDAPITGSKIGAESAQLIFMVGAKDETLKKLEPLFLQMGKKIVHMGEVGKGQASKISLNLQIACIYEGFIEGFKVATQLGVNPEKFVELVQSTMVRSGVVDYKAPFVLKRDYTPNFPLRLMRKDLLLVSDAAKQLELDLPGLKSVLEVYDEAHEAGMDDQDYAATLALLERN from the coding sequence ATGAAAGTCGCATTCTTAGGGTTGGGGATTATGGGGCGTCCGATGGCGGCGAACCTTGCTAAGGCCGGCAACGAAGTCACGGTTTGGAACCGCACACCGAAGGATGTCGAAGGCGCGCACGTTGCGAAGACTCCTGCGGAAGCCGCTAAACATGCGGATGTGGTGTGGATGTGCGTGTCGGATACGAACGCGGTGGAGCGCGTATTGTTTGGCGACGGTGGCGTGGAACCCGTGCTGCGGGCGGGGATGGTGGTGGTGGACTCGAGCACGATTTCGCCGGTGGAGACGCTGAAGTTTGCCGAGCGCGTGCGCGCGAAGGGCGCGGATTACATCGACGCGCCGATCACGGGATCGAAGATCGGAGCGGAGTCGGCACAGTTGATCTTCATGGTCGGTGCGAAAGACGAGACGTTGAAGAAACTCGAACCGCTCTTCCTGCAGATGGGGAAGAAGATCGTGCACATGGGCGAAGTGGGGAAGGGGCAGGCGTCGAAGATTTCGCTGAACCTGCAAATCGCCTGTATTTATGAGGGTTTCATCGAGGGCTTCAAAGTCGCTACGCAACTCGGCGTGAACCCAGAAAAATTTGTTGAGCTGGTGCAGAGCACGATGGTGCGATCGGGAGTGGTGGATTACAAGGCGCCGTTCGTGTTGAAACGCGACTACACGCCGAACTTTCCGCTACGTTTAATGCGCAAGGACCTGCTGCTGGTGAGCGATGCGGCGAAGCAGTTGGAGCTGGATTTGCCGGGGCTGAAATCTGTTCTCGAGGTTTATGACGAGGCGCACGAGGCCGGTATGGATGACCAGGATTACGCGGCTACGCTGGCACTTTTGGAACGAAATTAG
- the secG gene encoding preprotein translocase subunit SecG, protein MIYLITTIHIAVCFFLIVVVLLQSGKSADLAAAFGGSGSQTAFGPRGTANALSKATTWSAVIFMLTSIILSVMAARHTGSAGSVLNGTKAAPTQQAPKK, encoded by the coding sequence ATGATTTACCTGATCACCACCATTCACATTGCGGTTTGCTTTTTCCTGATCGTGGTAGTGCTGCTGCAGAGCGGCAAGAGCGCCGACCTCGCCGCGGCCTTCGGCGGCAGCGGCAGCCAGACGGCGTTTGGCCCGCGTGGCACCGCGAACGCGCTCTCGAAAGCGACCACATGGTCGGCGGTCATCTTCATGCTGACTTCGATCATCCTGAGCGTGATGGCAGCGCGCCACACCGGAAGCGCGGGTTCGGTATTGAACGGCACAAAGGCGGCCCCGACTCAGCAGGCGCCGAAGAAGTAG